From the genome of Candidatus Paceibacterota bacterium:
TATCATCGCCCACAGTCGGAACCCCGTCCGGGTACCAGTTTGCAGGCGTGGCCCAGGCATAACCATTGCCATTTAGGTTGCCATCAAACTTCTTCGTGTGGAGGTCGGCGGGAAAAGTGTAGTACGGATTGTTAAAGACCAACATGACGGGATAATGATCCGACGCGGTGGCGCTGTCGGTGGCCAGCAACGGCGGTGCGGAGGGGCTGACCTTATCCGATCGGAACACCTGTCCGCTGAGCAGGTTGGAGACCAGAATTGCGTTGGGCAGGACGTAATCGAAACGGATGCTCGGGTTGTCGTTCTGGGCGGACCAGGTGTCGTCATCGCCGGTCACCTGATTTCTGGGGTCGTTCATTTTCAAACCGGCTTGCGCGCTGGTCATGGTCTGGATTGCCTGCTGCTCGAATTCCCTCGGCTCGTAGATGTCTTCGTTCATGTCCCCAACCAGGACGCAAGGGCGCAGCGCGTTGGTGGCCTGATAGGTCGTGGCAAAGAAATTGGAGATGCAACGGGCCTCGGCCCCGCGCCGGATGGAACTTTCCTCGTCCGGATGCGCCTTGAGATGCGTGGTGAAGAAATGGAGCGGCTGCGCAAACCCCGGCGGTGTGATTTCCGCCTCGAATAGGTCGCGCGTAAAGTCGCCGTCATAACCAAAAGCCGAGAGGTCCCTATTCACCAGCCAGGACTTGGATCGCGTGATGGGATATCGGCTGGCCACCGCGCTGCGCTCGGCCCCGCCCGTGCTAGAGCCAATGGCGACATAGTACCCGGGCAGGTAGCTGCCGATAAAGTCGGCCATCAGGAGTCGAAAGTCCTCGGGCACCTCCTGGAACCCGATAATGTCAGGCTGGAGATAAGCCAGTACCCGGCCAATCGCCTGGACGTTGGACGAGTTCAAGGTCCAGCCCGAGGCGTTACTCCCCAGGATGTTGAAGGTCAGCATCGAAAGGCTGCCGACCGCCGAGCCATCCGAGTCGTCGGCATAGAAACGGACCATGTCGAAGCGAAGCGTGCCGCCGGTGCCGTAGCTGCTGCCGGAATCGCTGGGGACATAACCCGCGAGACCGGAGCCGGTGGCGGTGCTTTGGAACTCGGTGACAAAGCGAACAGCGAAATTCGGGTTATCCTCGACTCCCGGCACGCCGACGAAGCTGGCCGACTGGCCGTTGACCCAGGTTTCATTCGGCATGGTGATGACCTGGAAATCAATGAAGGCTGTGCCGTTGGTGGTGTATTGGAGTCGGGTGTACTTGCTGGCAGTGTTGCTGTTGCGCAGGTTCCAGCTCATCCGGATGTTGCGGCAGCCCATCGTGCCCACATTGAACCGGATGCCGTTCTGCCGGTTCTGAGTGCTTTGCGCCGGCCAAGTGGTGACGCGCCAATTGCTGTTGTCAGCATCGTGGCTGGGATCCGACGAGCCGTTTGGCTCGGTAAACGTCGCCGTCACCCCCCCGACCAGTGAAGCCGTTCCAGCGCCGATGATTGGGGCGGTGGCGCCTGTGGCGGGGTTACTGTCCGGCACACGGCTATTGAAGTTCCACAGCGCAATGGTGGCGGCCGGCGCAGTCAGGGGGAAGGCGATCAGTGCCACAGCGAGAAAGGGCAGGGCGTTCTTCATCAGGATAACGTAGTGGGAAGCGGGCGTCCGGCCTATTGAACGTTTGTTCTAAGAGGCTCCGAGTTAAGTGATCTGCTGGTTTCATCGGCCAAGCCTTACCTTGGCCGCACACCGGTTTTGGTTTGCGTATGGCTGGAGGAT
Proteins encoded in this window:
- a CDS encoding endonuclease/exonuclease/phosphatase family protein; translated protein: MKNALPFLAVALIAFPLTAPAATIALWNFNSRVPDSNPATGATAPIIGAGTASLVGGVTATFTEPNGSSDPSHDADNSNWRVTTWPAQSTQNRQNGIRFNVGTMGCRNIRMSWNLRNSNTASKYTRLQYTTNGTAFIDFQVITMPNETWVNGQSASFVGVPGVEDNPNFAVRFVTEFQSTATGSGLAGYVPSDSGSSYGTGGTLRFDMVRFYADDSDGSAVGSLSMLTFNILGSNASGWTLNSSNVQAIGRVLAYLQPDIIGFQEVPEDFRLLMADFIGSYLPGYYVAIGSSTGGAERSAVASRYPITRSKSWLVNRDLSAFGYDGDFTRDLFEAEITPPGFAQPLHFFTTHLKAHPDEESSIRRGAEARCISNFFATTYQATNALRPCVLVGDMNEDIYEPREFEQQAIQTMTSAQAGLKMNDPRNQVTGDDDTWSAQNDNPSIRFDYVLPNAILVSNLLSGQVFRSDKVSPSAPPLLATDSATASDHYPVMLVFNNPYYTFPADLHTKKFDGNLNGNGYAWATPANWYPDGVPTVGDDIVMDNTRQAPIRPTNTMSTFISVRSIEFMNNFAANNTWHL